The following are encoded together in the Adhaeribacter arboris genome:
- the srmL gene encoding PheS-related mystery ligase SrmL has product MNNISPSIEEKRKLKLHNNSTHPVSQLKTKIQNYFPDFTCFDTLPEVVTLDENFDSLLIPANHPARAATDTYYMDGNHVLRTHTSAHQTTLLKQGETKFLVTGDVYRKDTIDKTHYPVFHQMEGVKVLPAGTDALQDLKQTLAGLIHHLFPGKEYRWLDDFFPFTDPSVQIEVLDNGNWVEVLGAGVIHSQILRNGGISGTGWAFGLGIDRLLLTYCSIPDIRYLWSKDERFLNQFKHGLPIFQPYSKFPAVIRDISFWIQDYAENAEGLWNQHNDFSELCREIGRDLIESITVLDKYTKNGLVSLAYRMVYQSNDRTLLNEEVNEYQEKVRAKASQQFGLLLR; this is encoded by the coding sequence ATGAACAATATTTCACCATCTATAGAAGAAAAAAGAAAGTTAAAGCTGCACAATAATTCAACCCATCCGGTTAGTCAGTTAAAAACAAAAATTCAAAACTATTTCCCGGATTTCACCTGTTTTGATACTTTACCGGAAGTAGTTACCCTAGACGAAAATTTCGATAGTTTGCTGATTCCGGCCAATCACCCGGCGCGGGCTGCCACGGATACTTATTACATGGATGGCAACCACGTTTTACGTACGCACACCTCGGCCCACCAAACTACTTTGCTAAAACAAGGAGAAACTAAATTCTTGGTTACCGGCGATGTTTACCGCAAAGACACCATCGACAAAACGCATTACCCCGTGTTCCACCAGATGGAAGGAGTGAAAGTTTTACCGGCTGGTACTGATGCCCTACAAGATTTAAAGCAAACCCTAGCGGGACTGATTCATCATCTTTTTCCGGGTAAAGAATACCGGTGGTTAGATGATTTTTTTCCTTTTACAGACCCTTCGGTTCAGATTGAAGTGCTGGATAACGGCAATTGGGTAGAAGTGTTAGGAGCAGGAGTCATTCATTCTCAAATTCTCCGGAATGGTGGTATTTCGGGTACCGGCTGGGCTTTTGGTTTAGGCATCGACCGCTTATTACTTACTTATTGTAGTATTCCGGATATCCGGTATTTATGGTCCAAGGATGAACGTTTTCTAAATCAGTTCAAGCACGGGTTACCAATTTTTCAGCCTTATTCTAAGTTTCCGGCGGTTATCCGGGACATTTCATTCTGGATACAAGACTACGCTGAAAATGCGGAGGGTCTTTGGAACCAACACAATGATTTTAGTGAGTTGTGCCGGGAAATCGGGCGGGATTTAATCGAAAGTATTACTGTTCTGGATAAATATACCAAAAATGGCTTGGTTTCGCTGGCTTACCGGATGGTTTACCAATCGAACGACCGAACATTGCTCAACGAAGAAGTGAACGAATACCAGGAAAAGGTTAGAGCCAAAGCCAGTCAACAATTCGGTTTGCTATTACGATAA
- a CDS encoding DUF1624 domain-containing protein yields the protein MSTTTLVRKAVNTRVSSIDVLRGLVMIIMALDHTRDYLHINAMFYNPVDLETTTPFLFFTRFITHFCAPSFVFLSGISAYLSGQKKTRQELSIFLLTRGFWLLFLELSVLNFAFWFDVTFSIIQLQVMWAIGISMLVLSSLIYLPKKVILGIGLILVFGHNALDGITFPAGTLLDFIWSILHQPKLIALTNSTKLIIMYPVLPWIGIMALGYCVGELYRNSFDPEQRRRILLKTGLLALGVFFLLRLVNIYGDSALWSVQATALFTIISFLNVTKYPPSLLYALMTLGVGLLILYAIDGKRSKWTNYLTTYGQVPLFYYVLHFFLIHLISVASLLLAGNSWAQINFQNGTGGIMPNQGLPLFATYLIWLIVVLSFYPMCHWYYSFKSTKKSKIWSYL from the coding sequence ATGTCTACTACTACCCTGGTCCGGAAGGCCGTAAACACCCGCGTTTCCAGCATTGATGTGCTGCGCGGTCTGGTTATGATTATTATGGCGCTGGACCATACCCGGGATTATCTGCATATAAATGCCATGTTTTATAATCCGGTTGATTTAGAGACGACAACGCCATTTTTGTTTTTTACGAGGTTTATTACCCACTTCTGCGCGCCTAGTTTTGTATTTCTATCCGGAATTTCGGCTTACCTGTCCGGGCAAAAGAAAACCCGGCAAGAGTTAAGTATCTTTTTATTAACCCGCGGCTTTTGGCTCCTATTTCTGGAGTTATCGGTTTTAAACTTTGCTTTTTGGTTCGATGTAACTTTTTCGATTATTCAACTACAAGTAATGTGGGCCATTGGAATAAGTATGCTGGTGCTTAGTAGTCTGATTTATCTGCCCAAAAAAGTAATTTTGGGAATTGGCTTAATCTTAGTGTTCGGTCATAACGCTCTCGACGGGATAACTTTTCCGGCCGGCACCCTGCTCGATTTTATTTGGTCTATTTTGCATCAGCCTAAATTAATTGCCCTTACCAATTCTACTAAATTAATTATCATGTATCCGGTATTGCCCTGGATCGGGATTATGGCCCTGGGTTATTGTGTCGGGGAATTGTACCGCAATTCATTTGATCCGGAACAGCGTCGGCGGATATTGTTAAAAACGGGTTTATTGGCCCTAGGTGTGTTCTTTTTGTTAAGGTTAGTCAATATTTACGGCGATTCTGCTTTGTGGAGCGTTCAGGCTACTGCTTTGTTTACGATAATATCTTTTTTAAATGTAACAAAATATCCCCCCTCGTTGCTGTATGCACTTATGACTCTCGGAGTGGGCCTTTTAATATTGTATGCCATAGATGGAAAGCGAAGTAAATGGACGAATTATTTGACTACCTACGGCCAGGTTCCGCTTTTTTATTATGTTTTGCATTTTTTCCTTATTCACCTGATTTCGGTAGCTAGTTTGTTGCTGGCAGGTAACTCCTGGGCACAAATAAATTTTCAAAACGGCACCGGCGGAATCATGCCTAATCAAGGCTTGCCTTTATTTGCTACCTACCTGATTTGGTTAATAGTTGTGCTGAGTTTTTATCCGATGTGTCATTGGTACTATTCATTTAAGAGTACTAAAAAAAGTAAAATCTGGAGTTATCTGTAA
- a CDS encoding ester cyclase produces the protein MNAELKPMKASFSIVVADLEANKQLVQRHFNEVINGKNLDVIAQLFAEDFYSVAPNGKIVTGRENLSNYLGYFFSAFPDLHMTVEELIAENETVVARVRVTGTQQGEFWGIAPTNKFISIQEVFIVKVVNNWVVEARPLPDLHSLFQQLSAH, from the coding sequence ATGAACGCAGAATTAAAACCCATGAAAGCATCTTTTTCCATTGTGGTAGCCGATTTAGAAGCGAATAAGCAGTTGGTTCAAAGGCATTTTAACGAGGTGATTAACGGCAAGAACCTGGACGTTATTGCGCAGCTATTTGCGGAAGACTTTTACTCGGTAGCTCCCAACGGAAAAATAGTAACAGGTCGTGAAAACTTATCGAATTACCTAGGTTATTTTTTCTCGGCTTTCCCGGACCTGCACATGACAGTAGAAGAATTGATAGCCGAAAACGAGACGGTAGTGGCTCGGGTAAGGGTAACGGGTACCCAGCAAGGGGAGTTTTGGGGTATTGCTCCGACTAACAAATTTATTAGTATTCAGGAAGTTTTTATAGTAAAAGTTGTAAATAACTGGGTAGTAGAAGCCCGCCCTTTGCCGGACTTACATTCCTTATTTCAGCAGCTATCCGCCCATTAA